One window of Candidatus Nitrospira kreftii genomic DNA carries:
- a CDS encoding prolyl-tRNA synthetase, with amino-acid sequence MKTSQLLIPTLRDDPGEAETVSHRLMLRAGLIRKVAAGIYTYLPLGLRVIRKIEQIIREEMNRAGAQELLMPIASPAELWKETARWDYYGKELLRFKDRHERDFCLGPTHEEVITDLFRREVRSYRQLPLNFYQIQTKFRDEIRPRFGLMRGREFIMKDAYSFDLDEAGAKVSYQNMYDAYTRIFTRCGLTFRAVEADTGLIGGDISHEFMVLADTGEALVAYSDQGSYAANLERAEVLPPTEADTTALLPLTPIATPQRRTVEDVTAFLQITPRQLVKTLLYRAGTESVAVLIRGDHEVNEVKLARLLKVTDVALSDPETVQRLTGCPPGFAGPIGLPQVRILADWAVQGMRNVVIGANKADTHYQNANIDRDFTVEEFADLRNAQAGDPSPRGSGTLTLARGIEVGQVFLLGTKYSQKMNATILDEQGKERLAIMGCYGIGVGRTAAAAIEQHHDDKGIIWPFPIAPFHLHLLTVSQSEKTTSTATRLYSELTAAGFDVLWDDRLDRAGVKFNDADLIGIPLQIIVGDKGLADGIVEMKIRRDGTKSRIAPGNLVAHIRTLCSETDQSDA; translated from the coding sequence ATGAAAACCTCCCAGTTACTTATCCCGACGCTACGGGACGATCCCGGAGAAGCAGAAACCGTCAGCCATCGATTGATGCTGCGCGCCGGACTGATCCGCAAGGTGGCGGCAGGTATCTACACCTATCTTCCACTCGGCCTACGCGTCATCCGTAAAATCGAGCAGATTATCCGTGAGGAGATGAATCGAGCCGGCGCACAGGAGCTGTTGATGCCGATCGCATCCCCTGCCGAGCTGTGGAAAGAGACCGCTCGCTGGGACTACTACGGGAAGGAACTCCTTCGTTTCAAGGACCGTCACGAACGTGATTTCTGCTTGGGGCCAACGCACGAAGAAGTCATCACCGATCTATTCCGGCGGGAAGTGCGTTCCTATCGCCAACTCCCGTTGAATTTTTACCAAATCCAGACCAAGTTTCGAGATGAGATCCGCCCCCGCTTTGGACTCATGCGAGGGCGAGAATTCATCATGAAAGACGCCTATAGTTTTGACCTCGACGAAGCCGGCGCCAAAGTCAGCTACCAGAACATGTATGACGCCTATACCAGGATTTTCACACGTTGCGGCCTGACCTTCCGAGCCGTTGAGGCCGACACAGGGTTGATCGGTGGGGATATCTCTCATGAGTTCATGGTTCTCGCAGATACCGGCGAAGCGCTGGTCGCCTACAGCGACCAAGGATCCTATGCCGCCAATCTCGAGCGAGCTGAAGTGCTTCCACCCACTGAAGCCGATACCACCGCCCTCCTTCCATTGACGCCGATCGCGACACCGCAACGCCGGACCGTGGAGGACGTGACAGCTTTTTTACAGATCACACCTCGGCAACTGGTAAAAACGCTGCTGTATCGAGCAGGAACCGAATCGGTTGCTGTACTGATCCGAGGCGACCATGAGGTCAATGAAGTCAAACTGGCCAGACTACTCAAGGTGACTGATGTCGCATTGTCCGATCCTGAAACGGTACAGCGACTCACGGGGTGTCCTCCAGGATTTGCTGGGCCGATCGGACTCCCACAGGTACGGATCCTTGCTGATTGGGCCGTCCAGGGGATGAGAAATGTCGTGATCGGCGCCAACAAGGCCGACACTCATTATCAGAATGCCAACATCGATCGAGACTTTACCGTCGAAGAATTTGCCGATCTTCGAAATGCCCAGGCCGGGGATCCTTCCCCTCGAGGCTCTGGTACGTTGACCCTTGCTCGGGGAATCGAAGTCGGGCAAGTGTTTTTGCTCGGCACCAAATATAGTCAGAAAATGAATGCCACGATCCTTGACGAGCAAGGCAAAGAGCGCCTTGCCATTATGGGTTGTTACGGAATCGGTGTAGGTCGTACGGCAGCGGCGGCAATCGAACAACATCACGACGACAAAGGCATCATCTGGCCGTTTCCCATCGCACCCTTTCATCTCCACCTGCTGACCGTCAGCCAATCGGAAAAGACCACCTCAACCGCCACACGTCTCTATTCCGAATTGACGGCTGCGGGCTTTGATGTGCTCTGGGATGATCGTCTTGATCGCGCAGGCGTGAAATTCAATGACGCAGATCTGATCGGGATCCCGCTCCAGATCATTGTAGGCGATAAAGGTCTTGCCGATGGTATCGTGGAGATGAAAATTCGGAGAGACGGAACCAAGTCGCGCATCGCCCCGGGGAATCTGGTTGCCCACATCAGGACACTTTGCTCTGAAACGGATCAGTCCGACGCGTAA
- a CDS encoding General secretion pathway protein GspE: MQAKPVTPNVQELQQKVEHAEHIKRITTQIHAASNLDQILLDLHKDILSLFDAQDLTLFAFDAEKKEIFSKVPHIDGVEEVRISITEQSLAGFCAKYLRPVNIADVYNIAELQATHPSLIHDTSYDKRTGFKTKQVLTYPIVADNKYLMGVLQLLNKKSGSRFTRKDEEAVDEIAKALGIAFFNLRKISKKTPTKFDLLVSNSRITQNELDQAIADSRKGMSDLESILIEKYKVPKIDIGKSLAQFHKCPYIEYSERTIVDVELLKNLNVDYLKKNHWMPLKRDRTAIEILTDDPGDLDRVQDIKRTFPGLNIRFAVSLRRDISQFLGSATGQSDVGGRKLDENVSDILGELVTEAQAEAMEDSSGGGGLDENDSAIVRLANQIIADAYRQNASDIHIEPYGEKRETLVRFRVDGECFEYMKIPQSYRRAIVSRLKIMASLDIAERRKPQDGKIKFKLTESKEIELRVATLPTAGYNEDVVMRILAASEPLPLDKMGFSDRNLKVLKEISERPYGIILCVGPTGSGKTTTLHSVLGNINTPDIKIWTAEDPVEITQYGLRQVQVQPKIGLTFATAMRAFLRADPDVIMVGEMRDKETADTGIEASLTGHLVLSTLHTNSAVETVTRLLDMGCDPFSFADAMLGVLAQRLARRICKECKEQYIGSKEEYEEIRLGYNPEYWDKLDIKQDNTFRLWRGKGCETCNRSGFKGRVALHELLLGTDQMKRMVQQKARTEDMLKTALEEGMTTLVQDGIHKVLQGHTTFKEVKAVAIK, from the coding sequence ATGCAAGCCAAGCCCGTAACTCCAAACGTCCAGGAACTGCAGCAAAAGGTCGAGCATGCGGAGCATATCAAACGCATTACCACGCAGATCCATGCCGCAAGCAATCTCGATCAGATCCTGCTCGATCTGCACAAGGACATCCTCAGTTTGTTCGATGCGCAAGATTTGACACTCTTCGCGTTCGACGCAGAGAAGAAAGAGATCTTCTCCAAGGTTCCGCACATCGACGGCGTAGAAGAAGTCCGTATTTCCATTACCGAACAAAGTCTGGCCGGCTTCTGCGCCAAGTATCTGCGCCCCGTGAACATCGCCGACGTCTACAATATCGCGGAGCTCCAAGCCACTCACCCGTCTCTGATTCATGATACTTCCTACGATAAGCGGACCGGGTTCAAGACCAAGCAAGTGCTCACATACCCGATCGTCGCTGACAACAAGTACTTGATGGGAGTGCTCCAACTTCTCAACAAGAAAAGCGGGAGTCGCTTTACCCGAAAAGATGAAGAAGCAGTTGATGAAATTGCAAAAGCGCTTGGGATTGCGTTCTTCAACCTTCGAAAGATATCCAAAAAAACTCCAACCAAGTTTGACCTTCTGGTCAGCAATAGCCGTATCACTCAAAATGAGCTCGACCAAGCCATCGCCGACTCCCGAAAAGGGATGAGCGATCTCGAAAGCATCCTGATCGAAAAATACAAGGTTCCAAAGATCGATATCGGCAAATCGCTCGCCCAGTTCCATAAATGTCCATATATCGAGTACAGCGAACGTACCATCGTCGATGTAGAGTTATTGAAGAATCTGAATGTCGACTATCTGAAAAAAAACCATTGGATGCCGCTCAAGCGCGATCGCACGGCTATCGAGATTCTAACCGACGACCCGGGCGACCTTGACCGGGTTCAAGATATCAAACGAACATTCCCCGGCCTCAATATCCGCTTCGCCGTCAGCCTCCGCCGGGACATCTCACAGTTTCTCGGCTCAGCAACCGGACAAAGCGACGTCGGAGGACGCAAACTTGACGAAAACGTGTCCGATATTCTCGGCGAACTCGTCACCGAAGCCCAAGCAGAGGCCATGGAGGACTCTTCCGGGGGCGGTGGACTAGATGAAAACGACAGTGCGATCGTCCGTCTGGCCAATCAAATCATTGCCGATGCCTACCGTCAAAATGCGTCGGACATCCACATCGAGCCCTATGGAGAAAAGCGTGAAACGCTGGTGCGCTTCCGAGTCGACGGGGAATGCTTTGAATATATGAAGATTCCCCAGAGTTACCGCCGTGCGATCGTTTCTCGACTCAAGATCATGGCCAGCTTGGACATTGCCGAACGCCGCAAACCCCAGGACGGGAAAATCAAGTTCAAGCTAACGGAATCGAAGGAAATTGAACTCCGCGTCGCGACACTTCCCACTGCTGGGTACAACGAAGACGTGGTCATGCGTATTCTCGCCGCGAGTGAACCGCTACCTCTTGATAAGATGGGGTTCTCTGACCGGAACCTTAAGGTGTTAAAAGAGATATCCGAACGGCCATATGGCATCATTCTGTGTGTCGGTCCGACCGGGTCAGGAAAAACGACGACCCTTCACTCGGTGCTCGGCAACATCAATACGCCGGATATCAAGATATGGACTGCCGAAGATCCCGTCGAAATTACGCAATATGGTCTTCGCCAAGTGCAGGTCCAGCCGAAGATCGGCCTCACATTTGCCACAGCCATGCGCGCATTTCTTCGCGCCGACCCTGATGTCATCATGGTGGGAGAAATGCGAGATAAGGAAACGGCGGACACGGGTATCGAAGCGTCGCTGACCGGCCACCTGGTCTTGAGTACGTTGCACACGAACAGTGCGGTTGAAACAGTCACCCGTCTCCTCGACATGGGCTGCGATCCATTCAGTTTTGCCGATGCCATGCTGGGCGTCCTTGCACAGCGGTTGGCTCGTAGGATCTGCAAGGAATGCAAAGAACAATATATTGGAAGCAAAGAAGAGTATGAAGAAATCCGATTAGGCTACAACCCTGAATATTGGGACAAGCTCGACATCAAGCAAGACAATACGTTCCGGCTTTGGCGCGGGAAAGGCTGCGAGACATGCAATCGATCCGGCTTCAAGGGACGAGTAGCTTTACACGAACTTCTGTTGGGCACGGACCAAATGAAGCGAATGGTGCAACAGAAAGCACGCACGGAAGACATGCTCAAAACCGCACTTGAGGAGGGGATGACAACACTCGTTCAAGACGGCATTCACAAAGTCTTGCAAGGCCATACCACATTCAAAGAAGTCAAAGCCGTCGCGATCAAATAG
- a CDS encoding hypothetical protein (conserved protein of unknown function), translated as MDDLSFLTGSEPSTPQLRKYPRVRVSAPFPCSLARVGWIRKGTVEQGLGIVYDVSTKGARVMTEAVITPGDRIAMRLRLPHQAGSMVIEAATVRWGKEHTYGVEFETLSASDNNHIQSFMTRQSKSGPMVAA; from the coding sequence ATGGATGATCTAAGCTTCCTGACCGGCAGTGAACCAAGTACCCCACAATTGCGCAAGTATCCGCGTGTACGTGTCTCGGCTCCATTTCCCTGTTCGCTGGCACGTGTAGGCTGGATCAGGAAGGGAACGGTCGAGCAGGGGTTGGGGATTGTCTACGACGTGTCTACAAAAGGTGCTCGTGTCATGACAGAAGCGGTGATCACGCCTGGAGACCGAATCGCGATGAGATTGCGATTGCCTCATCAGGCGGGATCAATGGTTATCGAAGCCGCCACCGTCAGGTGGGGCAAAGAACACACGTATGGCGTAGAATTTGAGACCTTATCTGCGAGCGACAACAACCATATCCAGAGCTTTATGACTCGCCAGTCCAAGTCGGGACCAATGGTCGCAGCCTAA
- a CDS encoding hypothetical protein (conserved protein of unknown function), translated as MQTIHQAELVRHKVRRYSRVRIPIPFSCSVSSLTPRWWFQKPIDDVGLVYDLSLHGVCVSTDALIKPGDQVSLKLRLTKGTLPTEVAVATVCWTNYQFHGLAFRALSQSSLRQLVEYMNVSDMEKE; from the coding sequence ATGCAGACGATTCACCAGGCGGAGCTGGTCCGTCACAAAGTTCGGCGATACTCCCGGGTGCGCATTCCCATACCTTTCAGCTGTTCAGTTTCTTCTTTAACACCTCGCTGGTGGTTTCAAAAGCCGATTGATGACGTTGGTCTGGTCTATGACCTGTCGCTACACGGCGTATGCGTGAGCACCGACGCGCTCATCAAGCCGGGAGACCAGGTTTCTCTCAAACTCCGACTGACCAAGGGTACTCTTCCCACTGAAGTGGCGGTGGCCACCGTGTGCTGGACAAATTATCAGTTCCATGGGCTTGCCTTCAGAGCACTTTCGCAATCGTCCCTGAGGCAGTTGGTTGAGTATATGAATGTCTCAGATATGGAGAAAGAGTAA
- a CDS encoding ATP-dependent RNA helicase RhlE produces MDTSAPRNFHALGLSEALLHDLADAGFASPTPIQEQAIPPALAGRDVIGCAQTGTGKTAAFVIPMIERLSTLPKGQPKALILAPTRELALQTLTTIEKLGRSRRISATVIVGGADMQAQVRGLRQRPDILVATPGRLLDHMWNGTIMLSSIKILVLDEADRMLDMGFAPQINQILDALPEERQTLLFSATLPADLARLVQASVNNPIRIMVAPSATTADGVTQAVHHTSHADKSDLLLALLGADKDTALVFTRTKHRADRLGRMLGHAGHRVAVLHGDRSLSQRRAALEGFKRGSFRVLVATDIAARGIDVANIGHVINFDLPNCPEDYVHRIGRTARMKMTGRATSFVTGEDQRQLRDIERLLGHAVPLASGSSVPSSAAHAEVSHFHRNDRSSPSQAKNSGRFRRPNSRGAHAEPSTRNASATIRP; encoded by the coding sequence GTGGATACGTCTGCTCCCCGCAATTTTCACGCCCTCGGTTTATCCGAGGCTCTTTTACACGACCTGGCTGATGCCGGGTTTGCTTCCCCAACTCCTATTCAAGAACAGGCCATCCCTCCCGCTCTGGCGGGACGAGATGTGATCGGATGCGCCCAGACCGGCACTGGAAAAACGGCAGCGTTTGTGATTCCAATGATTGAACGGCTATCCACCTTACCGAAAGGGCAGCCGAAAGCGTTGATCCTAGCACCGACGCGCGAGCTTGCCTTGCAGACCCTGACCACGATTGAGAAACTTGGGCGGAGTCGGCGCATCTCTGCGACTGTTATCGTGGGAGGCGCAGACATGCAAGCGCAAGTGCGAGGCTTGCGGCAGCGACCGGACATTCTGGTGGCGACGCCGGGTCGGCTGCTTGATCATATGTGGAACGGCACGATTATGTTGTCGTCCATAAAGATCTTGGTGTTGGATGAGGCAGACCGGATGTTGGATATGGGATTTGCGCCTCAAATCAATCAGATCCTTGATGCCTTGCCGGAGGAGCGGCAGACGTTGCTCTTTTCGGCCACACTGCCGGCGGATCTGGCTCGATTGGTTCAAGCCAGCGTCAACAACCCTATTCGCATCATGGTGGCACCATCAGCCACGACCGCTGATGGAGTGACTCAAGCGGTGCATCATACATCGCATGCCGACAAGTCCGATCTTCTCTTGGCTCTCCTAGGAGCCGATAAGGATACCGCGCTGGTCTTTACCAGAACGAAGCACAGGGCCGATCGGTTGGGACGCATGCTGGGCCATGCCGGCCATCGAGTGGCGGTGTTGCACGGAGACCGGAGTCTGTCGCAGAGGCGTGCCGCATTAGAAGGTTTTAAACGCGGGTCATTCCGTGTGCTGGTGGCAACGGATATTGCCGCCCGAGGTATCGATGTGGCCAACATCGGCCACGTGATCAATTTCGATCTCCCTAATTGTCCGGAAGATTACGTGCACCGCATCGGCCGCACGGCTCGAATGAAGATGACCGGTCGCGCCACGAGTTTCGTGACCGGCGAAGACCAACGGCAGCTTCGGGATATCGAGAGGCTGCTGGGACATGCAGTTCCGCTCGCTTCTGGGAGTAGCGTTCCGTCGTCGGCTGCGCATGCCGAAGTCAGCCACTTCCATCGGAATGACCGTTCCTCGCCCAGCCAGGCGAAAAACTCCGGACGTTTTCGTCGTCCGAACTCACGAGGCGCGCATGCTGAACCATCCACACGCAATGCTTCAGCAACCATACGTCCGTAA
- a CDS encoding hypothetical protein (conserved protein of unknown function), with translation MGNCIVYVGGLAEATTDCQLRNLFGTYGAVVRVHLVRYKHSGKSAGYGFVEMGSDEQARHAVRALEGASFAANCLRLYVTPHLSIHS, from the coding sequence ATGGGTAACTGTATCGTGTATGTCGGCGGCCTCGCGGAAGCGACTACCGATTGTCAACTCCGCAACCTATTCGGAACCTATGGCGCCGTCGTTCGCGTCCATCTCGTCCGATACAAACACAGCGGAAAATCAGCCGGCTATGGCTTTGTGGAAATGGGCTCAGATGAGCAAGCGCGCCATGCCGTCCGTGCTCTAGAAGGCGCATCGTTCGCAGCCAATTGTTTGCGACTCTACGTCACGCCCCACCTATCCATTCATTCATAA
- a CDS encoding hypothetical protein (conserved protein of unknown function) produces MSRYLLVLGIVLAFPLSGFAQFVDRGEYVVVSKGVKLCSNAGLGAANGMLDSESRFWRVTSKARANGTQTVDVFVLESSYDRKSGETTIEERQYDDSYATRFKRVLEHKGMLLMVSPRDGQIEATVEICKK; encoded by the coding sequence ATGTCTAGGTACTTACTGGTTCTTGGGATCGTTCTTGCATTTCCCTTGTCAGGCTTCGCTCAATTTGTCGACAGAGGTGAGTATGTAGTCGTCTCAAAAGGTGTGAAGCTGTGTTCCAATGCTGGCCTGGGTGCCGCGAATGGGATGCTGGACTCAGAAAGTCGTTTCTGGCGCGTGACGAGCAAAGCGCGCGCGAATGGCACGCAGACTGTGGATGTATTTGTCCTCGAGAGTTCATACGATCGCAAAAGCGGCGAGACCACAATCGAGGAACGTCAATATGATGATAGTTATGCCACACGGTTTAAGAGAGTCTTGGAGCACAAGGGGATGTTGTTGATGGTCAGTCCAAGAGATGGCCAGATAGAGGCGACAGTCGAAATTTGCAAAAAGTAG
- a CDS encoding hypothetical protein (conserved protein of unknown function) gives MTNKTCTVWRAILIAGTVIGLAGIVGEMVWTADQGKLNEAEVIAMATSAKTTIEGAVTTALGSIAGQTIKAELEKRGDKTVCNVEILTAKEAIMMVYVDAVSGAVILTEEKMARKKAVQETRL, from the coding sequence ATGACGAACAAGACTTGTACGGTATGGCGAGCAATCTTGATTGCAGGGACGGTAATTGGTCTGGCAGGCATTGTAGGTGAAATGGTCTGGACTGCTGACCAAGGGAAACTTAATGAGGCGGAAGTTATCGCCATGGCGACTTCGGCCAAGACTACGATTGAGGGAGCGGTGACCACGGCTTTGGGAAGCATTGCAGGGCAGACCATTAAGGCAGAATTGGAGAAAAGGGGGGACAAAACTGTGTGTAATGTCGAAATCCTGACTGCTAAAGAAGCGATTATGATGGTCTATGTCGATGCCGTTTCAGGGGCGGTGATATTGACGGAGGAGAAGATGGCTAGGAAGAAGGCGGTTCAAGAGACGAGGTTATAA
- a CDS encoding hypothetical protein (conserved exported protein of unknown function): MRLFTITMLGLVFIGMTGLAMANPAMLPKHPGYPSSGEFANDTGRTNLTYSQSIEEAARSGDTTMGTLLIDSKNTGMLEPRGVDSLKGMIGQPTKEGKWIPKK, encoded by the coding sequence ATGAGACTCTTTACAATTACCATGCTGGGACTCGTTTTTATCGGAATGACCGGGCTTGCCATGGCGAACCCGGCGATGCTGCCCAAGCATCCTGGCTACCCATCAAGCGGAGAGTTTGCCAACGATACGGGTCGTACAAACTTAACCTATAGTCAGTCTATCGAGGAGGCTGCGAGGTCTGGAGATACAACCATGGGCACGCTGCTGATTGATTCCAAGAATACAGGGATGCTGGAGCCACGAGGTGTCGACTCATTAAAGGGGATGATTGGACAGCCGACGAAAGAAGGTAAGTGGATACCAAAGAAATGA
- a CDS encoding Na(+)/H(+) antiporter NhaA produces MSRSSEEQSTDSLIQPVVEPFQRFIHAETAGGILLLGATIAAMIWANSPWAASYTEFWHIPVSLVVGSHTLTETLLEWINDGLMAMFFFVIGLEIKREILVGELASWRQAALPLAAALGGSLLPALLYAALNTGMEGAKGWGIPMATDIAFSLGILSLLGTRVPLVLKVFLTALAIADDLMAVLVIALFYTSTISWTSLAVGALFLILLIGANMAGVRHLLVYSILGIGGLWLAFLLSGLHATIAGVIAAMTIPARTRLTRREFLKKGKALLKLFEEVVSQDEPPLANPEQSRVARRMNTAVAHVGTPLQQLEYALHPWVTVVVMPVFALANAGVTLDGDVAAMLMNPVALGVCLGLLVGKPVGILLSVWIAIRGGLASMPEGVSWAQVGAVGVLAGIGFTMSLFIAGLAFPSGPVLMAAKEGVLIASTIAGLTGWLLLRHIQNNKKDAGTVVSKLTKRG; encoded by the coding sequence ATGTCGCGTTCGAGTGAAGAGCAGAGCACAGACTCGCTGATCCAGCCGGTGGTGGAGCCTTTTCAAAGGTTCATTCATGCTGAAACGGCAGGTGGGATTCTGCTGCTGGGTGCGACGATTGCAGCGATGATTTGGGCCAATTCTCCATGGGCCGCATCCTATACGGAGTTCTGGCACATACCCGTCAGTCTGGTGGTCGGGTCTCACACGTTGACGGAAACCTTGCTGGAGTGGATCAACGATGGCTTGATGGCCATGTTCTTCTTCGTCATCGGGTTAGAAATCAAGCGGGAAATTCTGGTCGGAGAACTCGCTTCATGGCGACAGGCTGCATTGCCTCTGGCCGCCGCGCTGGGCGGATCACTCCTTCCGGCGTTGCTCTATGCGGCACTCAATACGGGAATGGAGGGCGCCAAGGGCTGGGGCATCCCGATGGCGACGGACATTGCCTTCTCGCTGGGGATCCTCTCGTTACTCGGCACGCGTGTCCCGCTGGTGCTGAAAGTATTTTTGACCGCACTGGCCATCGCCGACGATCTGATGGCGGTGTTGGTCATTGCGCTTTTTTACACCTCGACGATTTCCTGGACGAGCCTGGCGGTCGGTGCGCTGTTCCTCATCTTGCTGATTGGCGCAAACATGGCGGGAGTGCGGCACTTGCTCGTGTATTCGATCCTGGGGATCGGCGGGCTGTGGCTGGCCTTTCTCCTGTCGGGTTTGCATGCCACCATTGCGGGCGTGATTGCGGCCATGACGATTCCAGCACGGACGCGACTCACCCGGCGCGAATTTCTCAAGAAGGGTAAGGCGTTGCTCAAGCTGTTCGAGGAGGTTGTGTCGCAGGACGAACCTCCGTTAGCCAACCCAGAACAAAGCCGGGTTGCCCGCCGCATGAACACCGCTGTCGCGCACGTTGGGACACCCTTACAACAATTGGAATATGCGCTCCATCCATGGGTGACCGTTGTGGTCATGCCGGTGTTCGCGCTCGCCAACGCTGGCGTGACGCTCGACGGGGATGTGGCCGCAATGCTGATGAATCCCGTAGCGCTCGGAGTCTGCCTCGGTCTTCTCGTGGGTAAACCTGTGGGCATTCTCCTCTCAGTCTGGATTGCGATCCGTGGGGGCCTGGCCTCTATGCCGGAGGGTGTGTCATGGGCTCAAGTGGGTGCCGTGGGAGTGCTCGCGGGGATCGGATTTACCATGTCGCTTTTCATCGCCGGGCTGGCCTTTCCCAGTGGCCCCGTCTTGATGGCCGCCAAGGAAGGGGTTCTGATTGCCTCGACGATCGCGGGGCTGACTGGGTGGCTCTTGTTGAGACACATTCAGAACAACAAGAAGGATGCAGGGACTGTCGTTAGTAAATTAACTAAAAGAGGTTAA
- a CDS encoding Gluconokinase has translation MHRDLLASQFEVLEEPREAFVTDVDNSPNGIVTHIRFGLVLGKESEYGRERRMVNRI, from the coding sequence ATGCACAGAGATTTGCTCGCGAGTCAGTTTGAAGTCCTGGAGGAGCCACGCGAGGCGTTTGTCACTGACGTCGACAATTCGCCTAACGGGATCGTGACCCACATCAGATTTGGCCTCGTTCTGGGAAAGGAAAGTGAGTATGGCCGTGAAAGACGGATGGTCAACCGCATCTAA
- a CDS encoding hypothetical protein (conserved membrane protein of unknown function) yields the protein MEKGWSEVSVRTRVNRSGTIVWTIVRTMVSKFSQDNGLFLASGLAFSLLLYVIPLALLMISILGYTVLESEQAMEEVQSVIRQFLPRSEQVFAEHVGAIVADRGLLGIVGFISFLLFSTMVFGSIRHALNIVFQAGPARSFLRGTAQDLLMMVFCVALLIVAIGLASVETIIGNLGEHVPWAGALWGQGMQVLHQVMAVILGGSLILGLYRFSPVTTLKLGSLTVGAGVAVVLFGFAKQGFAWYVHFAQAGLVLYGALGAFLFFFVWLYYVSVVFLLGAVAGWVFEHWGQLDQPARAER from the coding sequence ATGGAGAAAGGGTGGAGCGAAGTGTCTGTGCGCACACGCGTGAATCGGAGCGGGACCATCGTATGGACGATCGTCCGCACAATGGTCAGCAAGTTCAGTCAGGATAACGGGCTGTTTCTTGCGAGTGGTCTGGCCTTCAGCCTGCTGCTCTATGTGATCCCGCTTGCGCTCCTCATGATTTCCATTCTGGGATACACGGTGCTGGAGTCAGAACAGGCCATGGAAGAAGTTCAATCGGTCATTCGACAATTTCTTCCCCGGTCGGAACAGGTTTTTGCGGAACATGTGGGTGCGATCGTCGCCGACCGGGGACTGCTGGGGATCGTCGGATTTATCTCGTTTCTGCTGTTCAGCACGATGGTCTTTGGTTCGATCCGGCATGCGCTCAATATCGTGTTTCAAGCCGGCCCCGCCAGGAGTTTCCTGCGCGGGACGGCTCAGGATCTGTTGATGATGGTCTTCTGCGTCGCTCTGCTGATTGTGGCGATCGGCCTCGCGTCAGTGGAGACCATCATCGGCAATCTCGGTGAGCATGTCCCCTGGGCGGGGGCCCTGTGGGGACAGGGCATGCAAGTGCTCCATCAGGTCATGGCGGTCATACTCGGCGGGAGTTTGATCCTAGGGCTCTATCGATTCTCTCCGGTCACGACCTTGAAGCTCGGTTCTCTGACGGTCGGCGCCGGCGTGGCGGTCGTCCTGTTTGGGTTTGCCAAGCAGGGGTTTGCTTGGTACGTGCATTTTGCCCAAGCGGGCCTTGTTCTCTACGGGGCGTTGGGCGCCTTTCTCTTTTTCTTCGTCTGGCTCTACTACGTGTCGGTGGTGTTTCTATTGGGCGCGGTAGCGGGCTGGGTCTTTGAACATTGGGGGCAGCTCGATCAGCCGGCGCGAGCGGAACGGTGA